Proteins from one Desulfitobacterium chlororespirans DSM 11544 genomic window:
- a CDS encoding chromosome segregation protein SMC, whose product MIKDFSTVYWGYLPMTNRPYKAHEKVNAFIGPSGHGKTTIWDGLRLMLGASNFESKRSFSFYVHKKSNWSVVRVAFYNLPVNGMRPFESIRKFKDEVTACCRIFKNEQGSWSREYYLFDGEFYDLPDIHLNYKAYSEVLYHVEEYLKVLEQCMGITKEFRNLMARSPDDIREVVNSSPHKLFQLLFDLKGTKDYKKRYDDSKQRLNEQEVAIERAEEEMEQAKARFEETKRKAQNFRLYQAKEKEVQETTIKLKKLEYFESQETLKSIETEMTGVEEQGKIESDKVNEFSVKIDEIQKEIGQSEDEYQRLYEIEEQANENINKYTTDKTRLDVELERLNEQIESLKLIEPQNLEDLNELKNILTEDLEKKRLDYLQAKEVVDQLKQKLTDLEQNVLPYKEEAKRFRTKLEENKIPYIMLADAISVKPEMRQWQKSIEAYIGNNRYRIIVEQDKYLPVKRMQQEARYGARVSLPKKEKAFRSRTDIPYPSIRDAITVNCSEKVEGYLEGLNHIYLVETVDEGHALQQRGIDSITLEGLLQDGDGAIHLKYHSLCCGKLALDEEKKEAQELLPKKESAVEELLKRVNELQDELGEVAKSIENQQLIMKLPEMEDKHKMLLGEVENFTSLIVELMKKKDSTKKEKETVRQKEIKAREEKVKFSEKMNQAIQRAADLSKKYTELRNKLSSLTFSAERAYEEVKGLGLSEDDIAFISYDIQGSAFIDAQGSLYTSKEISNILNSLRLEKERLYNPSVNEETIRLVEAQEGQIGLLVQNLHTLKKDREDLERTCNDLLLQFRGHIKEIMKDYITEFESFADLLKASAKGKLVEVTPEPETWEIHLFIGYDGKEPVAVDGPHLSSGQKASTSLMILLAALSDNKNGKITPIMFLDEPKARVDDERGNEIGQLLQVTDIQYFITHQQGESLKSIDWIDHAFTCSACEPGKEFANQLILKKRANRPLYAKE is encoded by the coding sequence ATGATCAAAGATTTTTCCACTGTATATTGGGGATACCTTCCAATGACAAACAGGCCGTATAAGGCCCATGAAAAGGTTAATGCCTTTATTGGTCCGTCCGGTCACGGAAAAACGACGATATGGGATGGTCTTCGCCTCATGCTAGGTGCCAGCAATTTTGAAAGTAAAAGATCATTTTCATTCTATGTTCATAAGAAAAGCAACTGGTCAGTAGTAAGAGTAGCATTCTATAATCTACCAGTCAATGGGATGCGACCTTTTGAATCGATTCGAAAATTTAAAGATGAAGTTACAGCCTGCTGCAGGATTTTTAAAAATGAGCAAGGCTCATGGTCCAGAGAATATTATTTATTTGATGGTGAATTTTACGATTTACCGGATATTCATTTGAACTACAAAGCGTATAGTGAAGTTTTATATCATGTTGAAGAGTATCTTAAAGTTTTAGAACAATGCATGGGGATTACGAAGGAATTCCGTAACCTGATGGCAAGGAGCCCAGATGATATAAGAGAAGTTGTGAACTCATCTCCTCATAAGCTTTTTCAATTACTTTTTGATCTAAAAGGAACTAAAGATTATAAAAAACGCTATGATGACAGCAAGCAAAGACTTAATGAGCAAGAAGTAGCCATTGAGCGGGCTGAGGAAGAAATGGAGCAGGCAAAAGCCCGTTTTGAAGAGACCAAGCGAAAAGCACAAAATTTCCGTCTCTATCAGGCTAAAGAAAAGGAAGTTCAAGAAACGACAATTAAACTCAAAAAACTCGAATATTTTGAATCCCAGGAGACACTAAAATCAATCGAAACCGAGATGACCGGAGTCGAAGAGCAAGGAAAAATCGAGTCAGATAAAGTTAACGAGTTTAGCGTAAAAATTGATGAAATACAAAAAGAAATTGGACAATCTGAAGACGAATATCAACGTTTATACGAGATTGAGGAGCAGGCGAATGAGAACATCAATAAATATACGACTGATAAAACACGGTTAGATGTTGAATTAGAGCGCCTTAACGAGCAAATTGAAAGTCTAAAACTAATTGAACCGCAAAATCTAGAGGACTTAAACGAACTTAAGAATATTCTCACTGAGGACCTAGAGAAAAAGAGGTTGGATTATCTCCAAGCTAAGGAAGTGGTTGATCAGCTAAAGCAAAAACTTACTGATTTAGAGCAAAATGTTCTACCCTATAAAGAGGAAGCAAAAAGATTCAGAACCAAACTGGAAGAAAACAAAATTCCATATATTATGCTTGCCGATGCCATCAGTGTAAAACCAGAGATGCGGCAATGGCAAAAATCCATTGAGGCCTATATTGGGAATAATCGTTACCGGATTATTGTGGAACAGGACAAATATCTTCCTGTCAAGAGAATGCAACAAGAAGCTCGATACGGAGCTCGTGTATCTTTACCCAAAAAGGAGAAAGCGTTTCGCTCAAGAACAGATATCCCTTATCCCAGTATTCGTGATGCCATCACTGTCAATTGCAGTGAAAAAGTGGAGGGGTATCTGGAAGGTTTAAATCACATCTATCTTGTAGAAACAGTGGATGAAGGTCATGCCCTTCAACAACGCGGAATTGATAGTATTACGCTTGAAGGGTTGCTGCAGGATGGAGATGGTGCTATTCATTTAAAATATCATAGCCTATGTTGTGGAAAACTTGCTCTAGACGAAGAAAAAAAAGAGGCCCAAGAATTACTACCGAAAAAGGAATCCGCTGTTGAGGAACTACTAAAACGTGTGAACGAACTCCAAGATGAATTAGGCGAAGTGGCAAAGAGTATTGAAAATCAGCAATTGATAATGAAACTTCCGGAAATGGAAGATAAACACAAAATGCTACTAGGAGAAGTAGAAAACTTCACTTCTTTAATAGTGGAATTAATGAAGAAAAAGGACTCAACTAAAAAAGAAAAAGAAACTGTCCGGCAAAAAGAAATCAAAGCTAGGGAAGAAAAGGTAAAGTTTAGTGAAAAAATGAATCAAGCGATTCAACGGGCAGCAGACCTTTCCAAAAAATATACTGAATTACGTAATAAACTTTCATCACTTACCTTTTCTGCGGAGCGAGCATATGAAGAGGTAAAAGGGTTGGGACTCAGCGAAGATGATATTGCCTTTATTTCCTACGATATACAAGGTAGCGCTTTCATCGACGCTCAAGGAAGTCTATATACTTCAAAAGAAATAAGCAATATCCTAAACTCCTTACGCTTAGAAAAAGAAAGATTATATAATCCTTCCGTCAATGAGGAAACTATACGCTTGGTCGAAGCCCAAGAGGGGCAAATTGGGCTATTGGTCCAAAACCTTCATACCTTAAAAAAAGACAGAGAAGACCTTGAAAGGACTTGCAATGACTTGCTATTACAGTTTCGTGGACATATCAAAGAAATCATGAAAGATTATATTACCGAATTTGAAAGTTTTGCCGATCTGCTTAAAGCTTCAGCAAAGGGTAAGTTGGTCGAAGTAACTCCGGAACCAGAAACCTGGGAAATCCACCTTTTTATTGGCTACGATGGAAAAGAACCGGTTGCAGTCGATGGGCCACACCTTAGTTCAGGACAAAAGGCCAGTACCAGTTTAATGATTTTACTGGCAGCCCTAAGTGACAATAAGAATGGGAAAATAACGCCTATCATGTTTTTGGATGAGCCAAAGGCCCGAGTGGATGATGAACGTGGTAATGAAATCGGGCAACTTTTGCAAGTTACAGACATCCAGTATTTTATCACCCACCAACAGGGAGAATCTTTGAAAAGTATTGATTGGATTGATCATGCCTTTACTTGTAGTGCCTGTGAGCCCGGCAAGGAATTTGCAAATCAACTTATTCTAAAAAAACGTGCCAATCGACCTTTATATGCAAAAGAATAG
- a CDS encoding LysM peptidoglycan-binding domain-containing protein, whose protein sequence is MNHPMNMQNGYMGQNQYFPQGGFATLDPNCCSGQVTMDAGQPYQSCYGQESMHGMHHNPHHCCVPPCPPPCPPPAPEPVTYVVRKGDSVYKIAQQFGTTMQAIILANNLTNPDLIFPGQVFIIPNA, encoded by the coding sequence ATGAATCATCCGATGAACATGCAAAATGGATATATGGGCCAGAATCAATATTTTCCTCAAGGGGGCTTTGCCACTTTAGATCCTAATTGTTGCTCTGGCCAAGTGACAATGGATGCCGGCCAGCCTTATCAATCCTGTTATGGACAGGAAAGTATGCATGGTATGCACCACAACCCTCATCATTGCTGCGTGCCGCCCTGTCCGCCCCCTTGCCCGCCGCCGGCACCGGAACCGGTCACCTATGTCGTCAGAAAAGGGGACAGCGTTTATAAGATAGCTCAGCAATTCGGCACGACGATGCAAGCTATTATCCTTGCCAACAATCTCACTAACCCCGATCTGATTTTCCCTGGTCAGGTTTTCATTATCCCTAATGCATAA
- a CDS encoding serine/threonine-protein kinase has product MVQGHIFKIDEHRIGIEVVKIDKDGYRFPVAMLVKGQNYYGVEATLHKPHGKKVVMETLLNFLLIGPKRYEPLVKHVLQRFTWQELNDSLEILLLDGVIQVTFKNQKPHKTVEWLPKLIQLDPRALECLTDKMPDYNLEFLQLKDAVTNLVDNVKNPIKEYLFQWIEESEIKDQLGTIIADCLSFKKYKSIILTIAYYINLKGKGEKLPLRYLSNQIWRQPKTLSTYKNEILALTGITLEEFDSVLLHDINSDLYASIILILPIEELQKIMVKLCEPEISQDILSFFRIEMNRCIQKIIEVTEDANDEELNVFLQTYYALDKKLAVNNILETQMFNLEDFKRSINTMKKHMLKTEYIKQQYEMIVLDEIGSGSFARVYKVFDPESKKIVACKVLFPRSYFKQVYGNDGDEYLLRFKREVRLLTKELQHKNIVKVEKIQLEGAPFWFTMPLANYSLDKWIKSNHDASQSQRLQIFQQIIAGVKYLHENNKYHRDLAPNNILLYETEDSLEVKIADFGLAKDPKSISFFTGLSKKGYGQEEFTDPEQLENLADSTHLSDIYSLGALLYYLLSAKMPKKRFYIQVVCQRVVMKAMDKRKLRYQTVEEFENDLYGCLEDIMF; this is encoded by the coding sequence ATGGTGCAAGGTCATATTTTTAAAATTGATGAACACCGTATTGGAATTGAAGTTGTTAAAATCGATAAGGACGGATATCGCTTTCCGGTGGCAATGTTAGTAAAGGGACAAAATTATTATGGCGTAGAGGCAACGTTACATAAACCCCATGGCAAAAAAGTGGTTATGGAAACACTGCTGAATTTCCTTTTAATAGGGCCAAAACGGTATGAGCCGCTTGTTAAACATGTGCTGCAAAGATTCACATGGCAGGAATTAAATGATAGTTTAGAGATTCTTTTATTAGACGGCGTAATTCAAGTCACTTTTAAAAACCAGAAGCCTCATAAGACGGTGGAATGGCTTCCTAAACTTATTCAGCTCGATCCGAGAGCTTTAGAATGTTTAACGGACAAAATGCCGGACTATAACTTAGAGTTTCTGCAATTAAAAGATGCAGTAACAAATTTAGTGGATAATGTGAAGAACCCGATTAAAGAATACTTATTTCAATGGATCGAGGAATCGGAAATAAAAGACCAGCTGGGAACAATTATTGCCGATTGCTTATCGTTTAAAAAATATAAGTCTATCATTCTTACAATCGCTTATTACATCAACCTAAAGGGAAAAGGTGAGAAATTACCCTTGCGCTATTTGTCAAATCAAATCTGGAGACAGCCAAAAACTTTAAGTACATACAAGAATGAAATTCTTGCTTTAACGGGGATAACTTTAGAGGAATTTGATTCAGTGCTTCTTCATGATATCAATAGCGATTTGTATGCATCGATTATCCTAATCTTACCAATAGAAGAGTTGCAAAAAATAATGGTTAAGCTTTGTGAACCGGAAATTTCACAAGATATCCTATCATTTTTTAGAATTGAAATGAATCGTTGTATCCAAAAGATTATTGAAGTTACCGAGGATGCTAATGATGAGGAGTTGAATGTTTTTTTACAGACTTATTACGCTTTGGACAAAAAGCTTGCGGTGAATAATATTTTAGAAACGCAAATGTTCAATTTAGAAGATTTTAAAAGATCAATTAATACAATGAAAAAACATATGTTAAAGACAGAATACATCAAACAACAATATGAAATGATCGTTTTAGATGAGATAGGAAGCGGTTCCTTTGCTAGAGTTTATAAAGTATTTGATCCTGAATCGAAAAAAATTGTAGCTTGTAAAGTACTCTTTCCTAGGAGTTACTTTAAACAAGTTTATGGAAACGACGGGGATGAATACCTCTTGCGTTTTAAAAGAGAGGTTAGGCTGCTTACCAAAGAGTTACAACACAAAAACATTGTAAAGGTTGAAAAAATTCAGCTTGAAGGTGCACCATTTTGGTTTACTATGCCCCTAGCCAACTACTCTTTGGATAAATGGATAAAAAGCAACCATGATGCTTCTCAAAGTCAGCGCCTTCAAATCTTTCAGCAGATAATAGCTGGTGTCAAATACTTACATGAAAATAATAAATATCATCGAGATTTGGCACCAAATAACATTTTATTATATGAAACAGAAGATAGCCTAGAAGTAAAAATTGCCGATTTCGGATTGGCAAAAGATCCGAAATCAATATCATTCTTTACCGGTCTATCTAAAAAAGGCTATGGGCAAGAGGAGTTTACTGATCCTGAGCAGCTAGAAAATTTAGCAGATTCTACTCATCTATCGGATATTTACTCCTTAGGAGCTTTGCTCTACTATTTGTTAAGCGCTAAAATGCCTAAAAAGAGATTTTATATTCAGGTTGTATGTCAGCGTGTTGTCATGAAGGCTATGGATAAACGAAAGTTACGTTACCAAACAGTAGAAGAATTTGAGAATGATCTATACGGTTGTTTAGAGGATATAATGTTTTGA
- a CDS encoding ABC transporter ATP-binding protein, translated as MLTVQNLTKVFNKGTINEKKALDSLSLELAPGDFVTVIGSNGAGKSSLMNAIAGVFIPDNGEISIDGTPITKWASYKRSGLISRVFQDPLSGTAASMTIEENLVMALRRGESRRLRWALNVNKRDYFRNELSKLGLGLEGRLTTKVKLLSGGQRQALTLLMATLQNPKLLLLDEHTAALDPKTAEKVMELTCKVAQSSKLTTLMITHNLEQALAVGNRTIMMHEGRIILDIRGVERQNMTIGRLLDMFEKASGVHMNNDRMMLAGTR; from the coding sequence ATGCTAACAGTTCAGAATCTAACTAAGGTCTTCAATAAAGGGACCATTAACGAGAAAAAAGCCCTTGACAGTCTTTCACTTGAGCTCGCCCCTGGAGATTTTGTCACTGTCATTGGTTCCAATGGTGCAGGCAAATCTTCCCTGATGAACGCTATTGCCGGGGTGTTTATCCCCGATAATGGAGAAATTTCTATTGATGGCACCCCCATTACCAAATGGGCCTCCTATAAACGGTCGGGATTGATCAGCCGGGTGTTCCAGGATCCTTTGTCAGGCACCGCCGCCTCGATGACTATTGAAGAAAATTTGGTTATGGCTTTGCGCCGGGGCGAGTCCCGCCGTCTGCGCTGGGCCTTAAATGTCAATAAACGGGATTATTTTCGCAATGAGCTATCCAAGCTGGGATTAGGACTTGAAGGGCGTTTAACCACAAAAGTTAAACTCTTATCCGGGGGACAACGCCAGGCCTTAACTTTGCTTATGGCTACCCTTCAAAATCCTAAACTCTTATTGCTGGATGAGCATACTGCGGCGCTGGATCCCAAAACTGCCGAAAAAGTAATGGAGCTTACCTGCAAAGTGGCACAAAGCTCCAAACTAACAACCTTAATGATCACTCATAATCTTGAACAAGCTCTTGCTGTAGGCAATCGGACGATTATGATGCATGAAGGCCGAATTATTCTTGATATCCGCGGCGTTGAACGCCAGAATATGACCATTGGCAGATTGCTGGATATGTTTGAAAAAGCCAGTGGTGTTCATATGAACAATGACCGGATGATGCTGGCCGGAACTCGTTAA
- a CDS encoding ABC transporter substrate-binding protein, with product MKKGSLRRMLGIGLSLVLALGLAGCGGTAPSTKETPQGAAQGSSEEKQVKIGIIQIVEHPALDAARQGFLDALKANGYEVDKNLKLEYQNAQNDQSILNSIAQKFASSDLDLILAIATPSAQAMASATDEIPILITAVTDPVEAKLVDSMDKPGGNISGTTDMNPIKEQLELLKKLVPDAKTVGVIYNAAEVNSEVQVRIVKEEAPALGLEIVETTVSSSADVLQAAQSLIGKVNAIYVPTDNMVVSAAQSVVQVANENKIPLISGESSVVDAGGLGTIGINYTNLGAQTGEMALRILDGAKPADMPVEGQKNFDIVLNQEAIDLLGIEVPADIKSKATIK from the coding sequence ATGAAAAAAGGTAGTTTAAGAAGAATGTTGGGAATTGGTTTAAGTCTTGTCTTGGCACTGGGTCTGGCCGGATGTGGCGGTACTGCGCCAAGCACTAAAGAAACCCCTCAGGGGGCAGCACAAGGTTCTTCTGAAGAGAAACAAGTGAAGATTGGGATTATCCAAATCGTGGAACATCCAGCCCTTGATGCTGCTCGGCAAGGCTTTTTGGATGCCTTAAAAGCAAACGGTTATGAAGTAGACAAGAACTTAAAGTTAGAATATCAAAACGCTCAAAACGATCAATCCATCCTCAATTCGATCGCTCAAAAATTTGCGTCCAGTGATCTCGATCTCATTCTGGCTATTGCTACACCTTCAGCTCAAGCCATGGCCAGCGCCACAGATGAGATCCCTATTTTGATTACAGCCGTTACCGACCCTGTGGAAGCAAAACTGGTTGACAGTATGGATAAGCCGGGCGGGAACATATCCGGTACAACAGATATGAACCCGATTAAAGAACAATTGGAACTTTTGAAAAAGCTGGTTCCCGATGCTAAAACTGTTGGGGTAATCTATAACGCCGCTGAGGTTAACTCTGAAGTTCAAGTACGCATTGTCAAGGAAGAAGCCCCTGCTCTGGGCCTGGAAATTGTTGAAACCACCGTATCTTCCAGTGCCGACGTTCTGCAGGCAGCCCAATCCTTGATCGGAAAAGTCAACGCCATTTACGTTCCTACCGATAATATGGTGGTATCTGCCGCTCAATCCGTCGTTCAAGTGGCCAACGAAAATAAAATTCCCCTCATTTCCGGAGAAAGCAGCGTTGTCGATGCCGGCGGACTGGGAACCATTGGTATCAACTACACGAACTTAGGTGCCCAGACCGGTGAAATGGCTCTCCGCATCCTTGATGGGGCTAAGCCTGCCGATATGCCTGTGGAAGGTCAGAAGAACTTTGATATCGTCTTGAATCAAGAAGCGATTGACTTGCTCGGAATTGAAGTCCCTGCCGACATTAAGAGCAAAGCTACCATAAAATAA
- a CDS encoding ABC transporter permease, protein MFSLKIVVGTLELGLMYAIMVLGVYLTFRVLNYADLSVEGSFTLGAATAATLIFQGYNPWLATAIAFFVGCIAGIFTGIFHTKFKITALLSGILTMTALWSINLRVMGKANISLLKTRTIFTDFKNFPGMNQYGTLILGLITIIILGILIYLFLNTEIGLALRATGDNELMIRSLGVNTDVMKILGLGLSNGLVAFSGSFVAQHQQFADASMGVGMIVAGLASVIIGEVLVGTSSIGRTILAVICGGVIYRTIIAIVLRLGLEPTDLKLLTAVIVLIALVSPSLKSKFSAFNGGILRKGDSYANSSESN, encoded by the coding sequence ATGTTCTCCCTAAAAATTGTAGTAGGAACTCTGGAACTCGGGCTGATGTATGCAATCATGGTCCTGGGAGTCTATCTAACCTTTAGAGTACTGAATTATGCGGACTTGTCTGTGGAGGGCAGCTTCACTTTAGGAGCTGCCACCGCAGCCACTCTTATCTTTCAAGGCTATAATCCCTGGTTAGCTACGGCCATTGCCTTTTTTGTCGGCTGTATCGCCGGGATCTTCACCGGCATCTTTCACACCAAATTTAAAATCACCGCTCTCCTGTCCGGAATTTTAACCATGACCGCTTTATGGTCTATCAATTTGCGCGTTATGGGCAAAGCCAATATCTCCTTGCTCAAAACACGGACTATTTTTACTGATTTTAAAAACTTTCCCGGTATGAATCAATATGGAACCCTGATCTTGGGCCTTATAACGATTATTATCCTCGGTATCCTGATCTACCTCTTCCTTAATACCGAAATCGGTTTGGCCTTGCGGGCTACCGGTGATAATGAACTGATGATCCGGAGTTTAGGGGTAAATACCGATGTGATGAAAATTCTCGGTTTGGGCTTATCCAATGGTTTAGTCGCTTTCTCCGGCAGCTTTGTCGCTCAACACCAACAATTTGCCGATGCCAGCATGGGAGTAGGCATGATTGTAGCCGGACTGGCCTCCGTGATTATCGGCGAGGTTCTGGTGGGAACCTCCTCTATTGGTCGGACCATACTTGCCGTGATCTGCGGCGGCGTTATCTACCGGACTATTATCGCCATCGTCCTCCGGCTCGGCTTGGAGCCCACTGATTTAAAACTTCTCACCGCTGTCATTGTTCTGATCGCCCTCGTCTCGCCCAGTTTAAAATCGAAATTCTCCGCGTTTAATGGCGGCATTTTGAGGAAGGGGGATTCCTATGCTAACAGTTCAGAATCTAACTAA